Proteins encoded together in one Thermophilibacter immobilis window:
- the tpiA gene encoding triose-phosphate isomerase, translated as MRKRMIAGNWKMNKTYGEGIVLAQGLADELSGGTGDVDVVVCPPTVDLKGVSEVIAQASAPFALGAQNVYWEESGAYTGETAPDMLEAVGATHCIIGHSERRGYFGETDEDVNKKTRALMAHGIVPISCCGEPLEVREAGTHVAYVVDQIKRDTEGLEVDDPSAYVIAYEPIWAIGTGKTATADDAQEVCGAIRQTLVEVFGAEAADGIRILYGGSAKPGNVAGFLEKQDVDGALVGGASLAADSFAAMVKAAMA; from the coding sequence ATGCGTAAGAGGATGATCGCGGGGAACTGGAAGATGAACAAGACCTACGGCGAGGGCATCGTCCTGGCCCAGGGCCTGGCCGACGAGCTCTCCGGCGGCACCGGTGACGTTGACGTGGTGGTCTGCCCGCCCACGGTCGACCTCAAGGGCGTCTCCGAGGTCATCGCGCAGGCGAGCGCCCCCTTCGCGCTCGGCGCGCAGAACGTGTACTGGGAGGAGTCGGGAGCCTACACCGGTGAGACCGCCCCGGACATGCTCGAGGCCGTGGGCGCGACCCACTGCATCATCGGTCACTCCGAGCGTCGCGGCTACTTCGGCGAGACCGACGAGGACGTCAACAAGAAGACCCGCGCCCTCATGGCCCACGGCATCGTGCCCATCAGCTGCTGCGGCGAGCCCCTCGAGGTCCGCGAGGCGGGCACGCACGTGGCCTACGTGGTCGACCAGATCAAGAGGGACACCGAGGGCCTCGAGGTCGACGACCCGTCTGCCTACGTGATTGCCTACGAGCCCATCTGGGCGATCGGCACCGGCAAGACCGCCACGGCCGATGACGCCCAGGAGGTCTGCGGCGCCATCCGCCAGACCCTCGTCGAGGTCTTCGGGGCCGAGGCGGCCGACGGCATTCGCATCCTGTATGGCGGCTCCGCCAAGCCGGGCAACGTGGCGGGCTTCCTGGAGAAGCAAGACGTCGATGGCGCGCTCGTCGGTGGCGCCTCCCTGGCCGCCGACTCCTTTGCGGCCATGGTCAAGGCAGCCATGGCATAG
- the rapZ gene encoding RNase adapter RapZ has translation MQTNTQNTQNTQRMRAAEDRERVPDVVVITGMSGSGRTQALHVFEDMGYFCIDNLPPRLILTLADLVGINTGVGRHLAVTCDLRSQGLFTEFAESIDQLRAHEFTCTVVFLDTSDEVLMRRYDENRRRHPLAAPGESLAHTIARERTLLAAVRTASDLVIDTSHLRIKDLRARLRRAFSELGDQQLMEVSVFSFGFKHGMPAEADLMVDVRFLPNPFYDPEMRPLTGNDQLVADFVLNNPTTEKFLDAWWGLLDVVMPGYVAEGKAHLSIGVGCTGGQHRSVAIASATASYLEKGGYHVSLSHRDLPLAGARTS, from the coding sequence ATGCAGACGAATACCCAGAACACGCAGAACACCCAGCGGATGCGCGCCGCCGAGGACCGCGAGCGCGTGCCCGACGTCGTCGTGATCACGGGCATGAGCGGCTCGGGCCGCACGCAGGCCCTGCACGTCTTCGAGGACATGGGCTACTTCTGCATCGACAACCTGCCCCCGCGCCTGATCCTCACCCTCGCCGACCTCGTGGGCATCAACACCGGCGTGGGCCGCCACCTCGCCGTGACCTGCGACCTGCGCAGCCAGGGCCTCTTCACCGAGTTCGCCGAATCGATCGACCAGCTCCGCGCCCACGAGTTCACCTGCACGGTGGTGTTTCTCGACACCTCCGACGAGGTCCTCATGCGTCGCTACGACGAGAACCGCCGCCGCCACCCCCTGGCCGCCCCGGGGGAGTCCCTCGCCCACACCATCGCGCGCGAGCGCACCCTCCTCGCGGCCGTGCGCACAGCCTCGGACCTTGTGATTGACACCTCCCACCTGCGCATCAAGGACCTGCGCGCCCGCCTGAGGCGCGCCTTCTCGGAGCTTGGCGACCAGCAGCTCATGGAGGTCAGCGTCTTCTCCTTCGGCTTCAAGCACGGCATGCCCGCCGAGGCTGACCTCATGGTCGACGTGCGCTTTCTGCCCAACCCGTTCTACGACCCCGAGATGCGGCCCCTCACGGGCAACGACCAGCTCGTGGCGGACTTCGTCCTCAACAACCCCACCACCGAGAAGTTCCTCGACGCATGGTGGGGCCTCCTCGACGTGGTCATGCCCGGCTACGTGGCCGAGGGCAAGGCCCACCTCTCGATTGGCGTGGGCTGCACGGGCGGCCAGCATCGCAGCGTGGCCATCGCCAGCGCCACGGCCTCCTACCTCGAGAAGGGCGGCTACCACGTGAGCCTGTCCCACCGCGACCTGCCGCTCGCCGGCGCGAGGACGAGCTAG
- a CDS encoding peptide ABC transporter substrate-binding protein, producing the protein MALDKTGGVSRRTFVKGGLAASALAALAACKNASTSTDSSTTTGGTDQAASGGTLKFYINDPVAIDPYNVQESEGTQVEHILFDSLVNYDWDKEDYVAKACEKWEVSDDGTEFTFTLKDATFHNGDKVDSASFKRGWERLADPKMTTPGEIGYHISPVAGYDDMVSGAATEISGLTCPDDKTFVVKLSYPMADFLAVCAHPGLAPVPQAALDDADAFLLAPIGNGPFQMDGKWESGQYINVKRFDDYYGDAPKLDAVNFSIQKDPDTAFREFEAGNIDFCQLLTGRIKEGLEKYGESEDGYTVTPGKQGLIGAESSIYYLCVNVDDPVMSDINLRHAISLAINRQNIVDTLFEGVRKPADCVFPPIIDEDSSNVWEYCAYDVDKAKQILADNGLEGTEVTLSYNSGGGHEDIMSIVQGDLEAVGLTVTQNSQEWAAYLSGLTDGNFQIARLGWIADYPTMDNFIYPNFYSTADNNYSRYNSPEVDAAINKARAIVDEDERKAAFRAINQQIADDLPIIPIMFYAHNHVGSEKVESLYYSPQGLAGLASASLKV; encoded by the coding sequence ATGGCTCTGGACAAGACGGGCGGAGTGTCTCGCCGCACCTTCGTCAAGGGAGGGCTCGCCGCCAGCGCACTCGCCGCGCTTGCTGCGTGCAAGAACGCCAGCACCTCGACGGACAGCTCTACCACGACCGGCGGCACCGATCAGGCCGCGTCGGGCGGCACCCTCAAGTTCTACATCAACGACCCGGTCGCCATCGACCCCTACAACGTGCAGGAGTCCGAGGGCACGCAGGTCGAGCACATCCTGTTTGACTCCTTGGTCAACTACGACTGGGACAAGGAGGACTATGTCGCCAAGGCCTGCGAGAAGTGGGAGGTCTCCGACGACGGCACCGAGTTCACCTTCACGCTCAAGGACGCCACGTTCCACAACGGCGACAAGGTCGACTCTGCATCCTTCAAGCGTGGCTGGGAGCGTCTGGCGGACCCCAAGATGACCACGCCCGGCGAGATCGGCTACCACATCTCTCCGGTGGCTGGCTATGACGACATGGTCTCCGGTGCCGCCACCGAGATTTCCGGCCTCACCTGCCCGGACGACAAGACCTTCGTGGTGAAGCTCTCCTATCCCATGGCCGACTTCCTGGCCGTCTGCGCGCACCCGGGTCTGGCACCCGTTCCGCAGGCCGCCCTCGATGACGCCGACGCTTTCCTTTTGGCCCCGATCGGCAACGGTCCCTTCCAGATGGACGGCAAGTGGGAGTCCGGCCAGTACATCAACGTCAAGCGCTTCGACGACTACTACGGCGATGCCCCCAAGCTCGATGCCGTCAACTTCTCCATCCAGAAGGATCCGGACACGGCATTTCGCGAGTTTGAGGCCGGCAACATCGACTTCTGCCAGCTGCTCACCGGGCGCATCAAGGAGGGACTCGAGAAGTATGGCGAGTCCGAGGACGGCTACACCGTGACCCCGGGCAAGCAGGGCCTCATCGGCGCCGAGAGCTCCATCTACTATCTCTGTGTCAATGTCGATGACCCCGTTATGTCTGACATCAACCTGCGTCATGCGATCTCTTTGGCCATTAATCGCCAGAACATCGTCGACACCCTCTTCGAGGGCGTGCGTAAGCCCGCCGACTGCGTGTTCCCGCCGATCATCGACGAGGACTCCTCCAACGTGTGGGAGTACTGCGCCTACGACGTGGACAAGGCCAAGCAGATTCTGGCCGACAACGGTCTAGAGGGCACCGAGGTCACGCTGTCCTACAACTCCGGTGGCGGCCACGAGGACATCATGTCCATCGTTCAGGGCGACCTGGAGGCCGTGGGCCTGACGGTCACGCAGAACTCCCAGGAGTGGGCGGCCTACCTGTCTGGTCTGACTGACGGCAACTTCCAGATTGCGCGCCTGGGCTGGATTGCCGACTACCCCACCATGGACAACTTCATCTACCCCAACTTCTACTCCACGGCAGACAACAACTACTCGCGCTATAACAGCCCCGAGGTGGACGCCGCCATCAACAAGGCGCGCGCCATCGTCGATGAGGACGAGCGCAAGGCTGCCTTCCGCGCCATCAACCAGCAGATCGCCGACGACTTGCCGATTATCCCGATTATGTTCTACGCGCACAACCACGTGGGCTCCGAGAAGGTCGAGTCGCTCTACTACAGCCCGCAGGGACTGGCCGGCCTTGCCTCCGCCTCCCTCAAGGTATAG
- the gap gene encoding type I glyceraldehyde-3-phosphate dehydrogenase: MAVKVAINGFGRIGRLAFRQMFGHEGSEIVAINDLTSPEMLAYLLKYDSTQGNYARDHEVVADEDSITVDGKKITIYKEADANNLPWGKLGVDVVLECTGFYTSKAKAQAHVNAGAKKVVISAPAGNDLPTVVFNVNHETLTADDNIISAASCTTNCLAPMAKGLNDFAGIESGIMTTIHAYTGDQMTLDGPQRKGNFRRSRAAAENIVPNSSGAAKAIGLVLPELNGKLTGAAQRVPTPTGSLTNLYAVVDKAVTADEINAAMKAYAATIPDTFSYNEDQIVSRDIVGETHGSIFDATQTVAQPLAGGKTLVQVTAWYDNENSYASQMVRTIKYFEKFVA; the protein is encoded by the coding sequence ATGGCAGTAAAGGTTGCAATTAACGGCTTTGGTCGTATCGGTCGTCTGGCGTTTCGCCAGATGTTCGGTCACGAGGGCTCCGAGATCGTCGCCATCAACGACCTCACCTCTCCCGAGATGCTCGCCTACCTGCTTAAGTACGACTCTACCCAGGGCAACTACGCCCGCGACCACGAGGTCGTCGCCGACGAGGACTCCATCACCGTCGACGGCAAGAAGATCACCATCTACAAGGAGGCCGACGCCAACAACCTGCCCTGGGGCAAGCTCGGCGTCGACGTCGTCCTCGAGTGCACCGGCTTCTACACCTCCAAGGCCAAGGCGCAGGCCCATGTCAACGCCGGCGCCAAGAAGGTCGTCATCTCCGCTCCCGCAGGCAACGACTTGCCCACGGTTGTCTTCAACGTCAACCACGAGACGCTGACCGCAGATGACAACATCATCTCCGCCGCCTCCTGCACCACCAACTGCCTCGCTCCCATGGCCAAGGGCCTGAACGACTTCGCGGGCATCGAGTCCGGCATCATGACGACCATCCACGCCTACACCGGCGACCAGATGACGCTCGACGGCCCGCAGCGCAAGGGCAACTTCCGTCGCTCCCGCGCGGCGGCCGAGAACATCGTCCCCAACAGCTCAGGTGCCGCCAAGGCCATCGGTCTCGTGCTCCCCGAGCTCAACGGCAAGCTGACCGGTGCCGCCCAGCGTGTCCCCACCCCCACCGGCTCGCTCACGAACCTCTACGCCGTGGTCGACAAGGCCGTCACGGCCGACGAGATCAACGCGGCCATGAAGGCCTACGCCGCGACCATCCCCGACACGTTCTCCTACAACGAGGATCAGATCGTCTCGCGCGACATTGTCGGAGAGACCCATGGCTCCATCTTCGACGCCACCCAGACGGTGGCCCAGCCCCTCGCCGGCGGCAAGACCCTCGTCCAAGTCACCGCATGGTACGACAACGAGAACTCCTACGCCTCCCAGATGGTCCGCACCATCAAGTACTTCGAGAAGTTCGTCGCGTAG
- the secG gene encoding preprotein translocase subunit SecG has protein sequence MNALNIILLVLLFLSGALTVVLVLMHSGKGTGVSDMIASSLYNSAAGSGVWEKNLDRLTVITATVFIACIVVMAISFPTGTLG, from the coding sequence GTGAACGCGCTCAACATCATCCTGCTCGTGCTCCTGTTCTTGTCCGGCGCGCTCACCGTCGTCTTGGTGCTCATGCACTCCGGCAAGGGCACGGGTGTCTCCGACATGATCGCCTCGTCTTTGTACAACTCGGCGGCGGGATCGGGCGTGTGGGAGAAGAACCTCGATCGTCTCACGGTTATCACGGCAACGGTTTTCATCGCGTGCATCGTGGTCATGGCCATTTCGTTCCCCACGGGCACGCTGGGCTAG
- a CDS encoding ABC transporter ATP-binding protein has protein sequence MFRKKNKGPEPALELKSQPVPEGSHLLEVDDLKMYFHTQDGVVKAVDGVSYTLDRGETLGVVGESGSGKSVTSLTVMGLVDMPPGRIEGGDVRYRGRSLLSMSDAEMQHIRGNDIAMIFQDPMTSLNPVYTIGRQLGEGLRLHRGYTKAQALARAVELLDLVGIPNPDQRVKDYPHQFSGGMRQRVMIAMALACDPDILIADEPTTALDVTIQAQIIELMKEMQQKNGNAIIMITHDLGVVADVADKIMVMYAGHPVEFGSAEEIFYHPTHPYTWGLMRSIPKPEGDEKRPLTPIEGNPPSLVNVPSGCSFSPRCPYATERCRTEVPEIYTFASGHYTRCHYSMDPEFAHAHAPANSRTAAAAASPVAQEGGER, from the coding sequence ATGTTCAGGAAGAAGAACAAGGGCCCCGAGCCCGCGCTAGAGCTCAAGAGCCAGCCCGTTCCCGAGGGCTCGCACCTGCTCGAGGTCGATGACCTCAAGATGTACTTCCACACCCAGGACGGCGTGGTCAAGGCGGTTGACGGGGTGAGTTACACGCTCGATCGCGGGGAGACGCTGGGTGTCGTGGGCGAGTCCGGCTCCGGCAAGTCCGTGACCTCCCTCACCGTCATGGGCCTCGTCGACATGCCCCCGGGAAGGATCGAGGGAGGCGACGTGCGCTACCGCGGCCGCTCCCTTCTCTCCATGAGCGACGCCGAGATGCAGCACATCCGCGGCAACGACATCGCCATGATCTTCCAGGACCCGATGACCTCGCTCAACCCGGTCTACACGATCGGCCGGCAGCTGGGCGAGGGCCTCAGGCTCCATCGCGGCTACACCAAGGCGCAGGCACTCGCCCGAGCGGTCGAGCTGCTCGACCTCGTGGGCATTCCCAACCCGGACCAGCGCGTCAAGGACTACCCGCACCAGTTCTCGGGAGGCATGCGCCAGCGCGTCATGATCGCCATGGCCCTGGCCTGCGACCCCGACATCCTGATTGCCGACGAGCCCACCACGGCCCTCGACGTCACGATCCAGGCGCAGATCATCGAGCTCATGAAGGAGATGCAGCAGAAGAACGGCAACGCGATCATCATGATCACCCACGACCTCGGCGTGGTGGCCGACGTCGCCGACAAGATCATGGTCATGTATGCCGGTCATCCCGTGGAGTTCGGGTCCGCCGAGGAGATCTTCTACCATCCCACGCACCCCTACACCTGGGGGCTCATGCGCTCCATTCCCAAGCCCGAGGGCGACGAGAAGCGCCCGCTCACGCCCATCGAGGGCAACCCTCCCTCGCTCGTCAACGTGCCGAGCGGCTGCTCCTTCTCGCCGAGGTGCCCGTACGCGACCGAGCGCTGCCGCACCGAGGTGCCCGAGATTTACACCTTCGCGTCGGGCCACTACACGCGCTGCCACTATTCGATGGATCCCGAGTTCGCGCACGCGCACGCGCCTGCCAACTCGCGTACGGCCGCCGCGGCCGCGAGCCCAGTTGCGCAGGAAGGGGGCGAGCGCTGA
- a CDS encoding phosphoglycerate kinase yields the protein MAFTKKTVRDADVDGKRVLMRVDFNVPLKDGVVTDDTRVRAAIPTIQYLKEHNAKTILMSHLGRPKGDGPEPELSLKPAADKLAELTGYDVKFVDDTYGQKAADAVAALAPGDILVLENVRFDKREKKNDPQIAKTLASYGDLFVLDAFGTAHRAQGSVVGPAAYLPAYAGFLLEKEVDTLTSIFADPTRPFVAIVGGSKVSSKIGVLDHLIDSADTLIIGGGMAYTFFLAQGHSVGTSLKEEDWVERAGEMLKKAEAKGVKILLPIDNVVADHFGEDATGEVVDSDNIPGGRMGMDIGPKTVALFDEAIEGAKTVFWNGPMGVFEMDQFSHGTEAVARAVADSDCTSIIGGGDSVAAINKFGLASKMSWISTGGGASMELVEGKTLPGVEALLDA from the coding sequence ATGGCATTCACCAAGAAGACCGTCCGTGACGCGGACGTGGACGGCAAGCGCGTCCTCATGCGCGTCGACTTCAACGTCCCCCTGAAGGACGGCGTGGTGACCGACGACACGCGCGTGCGCGCGGCCATCCCCACCATCCAGTACCTCAAGGAGCACAACGCCAAGACCATCCTCATGAGCCATCTCGGCCGCCCCAAGGGCGACGGCCCCGAGCCCGAGCTCTCCCTCAAGCCCGCGGCCGATAAGCTCGCCGAGCTCACGGGCTATGACGTGAAGTTCGTCGACGACACCTACGGCCAGAAGGCCGCCGACGCCGTGGCGGCGCTTGCGCCCGGGGACATCCTCGTCCTCGAGAACGTTCGCTTCGACAAGCGCGAGAAGAAGAACGACCCCCAGATCGCCAAGACGCTCGCGTCCTACGGCGACCTCTTCGTGCTCGACGCCTTCGGCACCGCGCACCGCGCCCAGGGCTCCGTCGTGGGCCCGGCCGCCTACCTGCCCGCCTACGCCGGTTTTTTGCTGGAGAAGGAAGTCGACACCCTGACCTCCATCTTCGCCGACCCCACGCGGCCCTTCGTGGCTATCGTGGGCGGCTCCAAGGTCTCGAGCAAGATCGGCGTCCTGGACCACCTCATCGACTCCGCCGACACGCTGATCATCGGCGGCGGCATGGCCTACACCTTCTTCCTTGCCCAGGGCCACAGCGTGGGGACCTCCCTCAAGGAGGAGGACTGGGTCGAGCGTGCGGGCGAGATGCTCAAGAAGGCCGAGGCCAAGGGCGTCAAGATCCTCCTGCCGATCGACAACGTGGTCGCCGACCACTTTGGCGAGGACGCCACGGGCGAGGTCGTGGACTCAGACAACATCCCGGGCGGCCGTATGGGCATGGACATCGGTCCCAAGACCGTCGCCCTGTTCGACGAGGCCATCGAGGGCGCCAAGACCGTGTTCTGGAACGGTCCCATGGGCGTCTTCGAGATGGACCAGTTCTCCCACGGCACCGAGGCCGTCGCGCGCGCCGTGGCCGACTCCGACTGCACGTCGATCATAGGCGGCGGCGACTCCGTCGCGGCCATCAACAAGTTTGGCCTGGCCTCCAAGATGAGCTGGATCTCCACCGGCGGCGGCGCCTCCATGGAGCTCGTCGAGGGCAAGACCCTTCCGGGAGTGGAGGCGCTTCTCGATGCGTAA
- the whiA gene encoding DNA-binding protein WhiA, translating to MSFTAEVKDELSRVEAPDVTSELAQLSALIRVCGTLSFRGPERYSIKITTETGAVARTLIKLTHKIFDLETSLTVRRSVLHKTRNYLIEIPEQDALAEDLVRLGILATGRGLTTGVPASLVRSPQGLSAFVRGAFMAGGFIADPRGDFHLEIAVTREDFARGLAELIGSLGVSARLNRRRGAFAIYLKSFDDIIVLLRAMGARRMARVVEAARAQKSVKNDVNRRVNAEMANQVRSSGAALSQLDLIDRAERTLGLASLPPALASFCEARRAHPELSLVALGAELDPPASKSAIYHRVLRLQGLVEEAERAERSPGADL from the coding sequence ATGTCGTTTACCGCAGAGGTCAAAGACGAGCTCTCCCGCGTCGAGGCTCCGGACGTCACCTCCGAGCTCGCGCAGCTCTCGGCCTTGATCAGGGTCTGCGGGACGCTCTCCTTCAGGGGGCCGGAGCGCTATTCGATCAAGATCACCACCGAGACCGGCGCGGTTGCGCGCACCCTCATCAAGCTCACGCACAAGATCTTCGACCTCGAGACGTCGCTTACGGTGCGTCGCTCGGTCCTGCACAAGACGAGGAACTACCTGATCGAGATACCCGAGCAGGACGCGCTCGCTGAAGACCTCGTGCGCCTGGGGATCCTCGCGACCGGTCGCGGCCTAACGACGGGGGTGCCTGCCTCGCTCGTCCGCTCGCCTCAGGGCCTTTCGGCGTTCGTGCGCGGGGCCTTCATGGCCGGCGGCTTCATCGCCGATCCCCGGGGTGACTTTCACCTGGAGATCGCGGTGACGAGGGAGGACTTCGCCCGTGGCTTGGCCGAGCTCATCGGCTCCCTGGGCGTTTCGGCTCGTCTCAATCGCCGGCGTGGCGCCTTTGCGATCTACCTCAAGAGCTTCGACGACATCATCGTGCTCCTGCGCGCCATGGGCGCCCGCCGCATGGCGCGCGTCGTGGAGGCGGCCCGCGCGCAGAAGTCGGTCAAGAACGACGTCAACCGCCGCGTCAACGCCGAGATGGCCAATCAAGTGCGCTCGAGCGGGGCTGCCCTGTCCCAGCTCGATCTCATCGACCGCGCCGAGCGCACCCTCGGCCTGGCGTCCCTGCCGCCTGCGCTCGCGTCGTTTTGCGAGGCGCGCCGCGCCCACCCGGAGCTCTCCTTGGTGGCGCTCGGTGCCGAGCTCGACCCGCCGGCGTCCAAGTCCGCCATATACCATAGGGTGCTGCGCCTGCAGGGCCTCGTCGAGGAGGCGGAGCGCGCCGAGAGGAGCCCCGGGGCGGACCTCTAG
- a CDS encoding ABC transporter permease, translating into MTAENTAAAAVPAQSRTLWSDAWRRLKKNRLAVFGAIWIAFIVVVALSADLWVPQTLGSPTETQSETMTDSSRLPPSAEHPFGTDTLGRDVLSRVIYGARVSLSVGVLATLISTAIGLVLGALAAFYGGVWDTIIMRCADVFMAFPYTLFVIAMIAVLGNGIQNVFIAIGILGWPSIARVFRSAILTVKENDYVDAARAMGASDARIIVRHIFPNSVASIVVYATMNVGGAILTESALSFLGMGVVPPDPSWGNLIQDGQTYLATQPWLMILPGLAILMTVLAFTLLGDGLRDALDVKMKDA; encoded by the coding sequence ATGACAGCAGAGAACACCGCCGCCGCGGCGGTACCTGCCCAGAGCCGCACGCTCTGGAGCGACGCCTGGAGGCGTCTCAAGAAGAACAGGCTCGCCGTGTTCGGCGCGATCTGGATCGCCTTCATCGTCGTCGTGGCGCTCAGCGCCGACCTCTGGGTGCCCCAGACGCTGGGCAGCCCCACCGAGACCCAGTCAGAGACCATGACGGACAGCTCGCGTCTTCCGCCCTCGGCCGAGCACCCCTTCGGCACCGACACCCTGGGTCGCGACGTGCTCTCGCGCGTCATCTACGGCGCTCGGGTGTCGCTCTCCGTCGGCGTGCTCGCCACGCTCATCTCCACGGCCATCGGGCTGGTCCTGGGCGCGCTCGCCGCGTTCTACGGGGGCGTCTGGGACACGATCATCATGCGCTGCGCGGACGTTTTCATGGCCTTTCCCTACACGCTGTTCGTGATCGCCATGATCGCGGTCTTGGGCAACGGGATCCAAAACGTGTTCATCGCCATCGGCATCCTGGGCTGGCCCTCGATCGCGCGCGTTTTTCGCTCGGCGATCCTCACGGTCAAGGAGAACGACTACGTCGACGCGGCGCGCGCCATGGGTGCCTCCGACGCCCGCATCATCGTGCGCCACATCTTCCCCAACTCGGTCGCCTCGATCGTGGTCTACGCCACGATGAACGTCGGCGGCGCCATCCTGACCGAGAGCGCCCTCTCGTTTCTGGGCATGGGCGTCGTCCCCCCGGATCCCTCGTGGGGCAACCTGATCCAGGACGGCCAGACCTACCTGGCCACGCAGCCGTGGCTCATGATCCTGCCCGGCCTTGCCATTCTCATGACCGTGCTTGCCTTCACCCTGCTCGGCGACGGTCTGCGCGATGCCCTCGACGTCAAGATGAAGGACGCTTAA
- a CDS encoding ABC transporter permease has translation MGKYILKRVIQFIPVFLGVTLILFVMENVVPGDPIKLMAGEKKLDAQTELNLRVAHHLVETDENGNALYDEAGNPIATPMWKRYVLYVGGLLQGDLGVSYQRAGQSVSDILMSKYPYTIKLSIVAIIIETVVGIGAGMISAIKRYSFWDVLVTLVTSVLVAMPAFWLGMLLQLFFGIFLKDATGGGFYLPISADFSPYAEFQGWAYYILPAITLASVSTAYAARIMRSQLLEVMNQDYIRTARAKGLSRRDVIWHHALKNALIPVVTYIGNDFGAMMAGAILTETVFNWPGVGYETYRAISSRDWPIVLGSVTVIVVLVMVINLIVDVSYAFLDPRIRYGAPKDQG, from the coding sequence ATGGGAAAGTACATCCTCAAAAGAGTGATTCAGTTCATCCCCGTTTTTTTGGGCGTGACGCTCATCCTCTTCGTGATGGAGAACGTCGTTCCGGGTGATCCCATCAAGCTCATGGCGGGTGAGAAGAAGCTCGACGCCCAGACCGAGCTCAACCTGCGCGTGGCCCACCACCTCGTCGAGACCGACGAGAACGGAAACGCCCTCTACGACGAGGCCGGCAATCCGATAGCAACCCCGATGTGGAAGCGCTACGTGCTCTACGTCGGAGGTCTTCTTCAGGGCGACCTCGGCGTCTCCTATCAGAGGGCGGGGCAGTCCGTCTCGGATATCCTGATGTCCAAGTATCCCTATACGATCAAGCTCTCCATCGTGGCCATCATCATAGAGACGGTCGTGGGCATAGGGGCCGGCATGATCTCGGCGATAAAGCGCTACTCGTTCTGGGACGTGCTCGTCACGTTGGTGACGTCGGTTCTCGTGGCGATGCCCGCCTTCTGGCTCGGCATGCTCCTGCAGCTCTTCTTCGGCATCTTCCTCAAGGATGCCACGGGCGGGGGCTTCTATCTGCCCATCTCGGCGGACTTCTCCCCCTACGCGGAGTTTCAGGGCTGGGCCTACTACATTCTGCCGGCCATCACGCTGGCGTCGGTCTCCACGGCCTATGCGGCGCGCATCATGCGCTCCCAGCTGCTCGAGGTCATGAACCAGGACTACATCCGCACGGCGCGCGCCAAGGGCCTGTCTCGTCGCGACGTCATCTGGCACCATGCGCTCAAGAACGCCCTCATCCCCGTCGTCACCTACATCGGCAACGACTTTGGCGCGATGATGGCCGGTGCCATCCTGACAGAGACGGTGTTCAACTGGCCGGGTGTGGGCTACGAGACCTACCGCGCGATCTCGTCGCGCGACTGGCCCATCGTGCTTGGCTCCGTGACGGTCATCGTGGTGCTCGTCATGGTCATCAATCTCATCGTCGACGTGAGCTATGCCTTCCTTGATCCTCGCATCAGGTACGGCGCTCCCAAGGACCAGGGCTAG